tacctgtAGAGGAGGTCATGTGAGATGTAgccccggtgtccatgtaccatgaTGGATCGGGTTGGTGAAGAGACATAGTGTGCATTGCTGTCTCGATATCCGTAGGAGCATACGACATGGGCTGCCCAAAATTAGGTGATGCGTGTTGTTGAACATAGGCTTGCTGAGGTCTTGGGCCCAAGATACTGGGCTGGCGTTGCTGAGGAACAGGAGGTCTGGCCCAACCTTGAGTTGGGAATGGGCAAGGTGGAATGGGCCAACCTTGACCATACCAACCCTAAGGATAAGGTTGATGCTGTTGTTGTTGCGGGAATGACGAGCTCCCACTTTGGCCACCGGAGTTCTGTCCCCTGCCACCACCTTTGCCGCTGCCGGAGTAGCGTCCGCCACCACCGGAATTGTTGTTCTTCCGGCCACCGTTGTTGCGGCGACCACCAGAGTGCTGCACACCTTGCTTCCCCTTAAAACGACCCGATTTTTCAGAAGTAATCGGACCGTCATCATTTGAAGTGACCACCATAGCTGATTCGGTGGCTGCTTCCTTAGACATCCCGGCCTCTTCAAGAACAAGCATAGACCGAGCTTTATAGAAAGGAGGAAGAGGATTGCTTTGCCGGATTACCGTACCCACACCACGGTATGGTTTTGTAAGACCACCTACCAATTGTAAAACCAGACGATTGTCCGACACCGGTGCGCCAACGTTCTTCAATTGATCCGCAAGGGACTTGAGACGTTGACAATAAGCAGAGACGCTCCATAGAGACAGTGGTGAAATCTTGTTCAAGGGCAACGACACGGGAATGTTGATTATCTTGGAATATATCACGCAATCTATCCCAAGCTTCCATAGCCGTTGAATCGGGCTCGATAATGGTGTGCAATAGGTCGTTAGAAATGGTAGAATAAATCCACGAAAGAACCGTGGCATCCAAGGTTGACCATAGTTCCTTTTCTGCATCAGTAGAAGGAATCGTCCTCTGACTGGCTTTCGGAGGAATGATATGATTAAGAACCTTGTGAGATCGTGCGTGAATCTTGAAAAGTTCTGCCCACGTAGAGTATTGAACGTTTTCCATTTCAAGCATAATGGGAACGTGGTTTTTGATATTTGAGACGGCAAGAGCCGGGTGAAAAGAGGACTTGTTGTCTGACATTTAGAATGGCTGAAAAAAGGAGAAGACAAAAGAGATAGACGATGGTGGGCAAGGAAAGTCGAGCTAGGGCGAGCGGaagacagagaaaaaaaaaatctctaagcAACTGATACCATAATAGATTATTGAAATATGTCTCTCCCTTTCATAAAGGGAACAACCCCCTCTATATACAATGTACAAGGCTAATAATTAAAGATAGAAGACAGAAGATAGTGACGGATAACATGTCAGCATGAAGGCTACTAACTAGCCAATATTCTAGGCGGATAAACAGAAAGCATTGTCTAGGAATTAAAAAGCATTGTCTAGGAATATGCTAATCATTAATAGATATACTATATTTAACAGTTTATACTCTATTAATGTTTGTAAAACATAGTTACGTGTTACAACAAGTTGAAATATACACTGACACAGTGTAAAAAAATATCTACAAAAGTTACAATCCTATATAGAAATTCTGAAACTCAAATCCTCCAAGTTCATAAAATATTATAAATATAGAAGCTGGCGGGGAAGCTTGCCTCAGATGTGAAATTGTGATCGTAGTCTTCAGCATAAACTTCAAGCCATACAAAAACATATGACCAAAAAGAGAAAATATATGATAAATCTATATGACCGCCCTCAGAAAAGGCATGCACATATCAAAATTCAAAGTTTATATGAAAATATCAAAGGTTTTAAATAATGTTCAATTATCATAGAGGCTATAGGTTTAATCACAAACCTGAATAACAAACAAGAAAATACATCACCAGCCAAGGTAGAAAATTTTCCATCTTCACGGTTTCGTGGCTACCAATTCACTGTTTCGATCACAACAATACTAAACATTATAGTATACatgcaaaataaaaataaaaaggtacTAATAGAAAAGCAAAGAATTAATAAGCTACGTTCAATTATTTCTAGTGCCTACGTAACTATAGATAGTAGAATGGAGATAATATACCACAAAACGCTTTCAGAGGCTGTATTTGTAGAGATTATTATTGCTAGTTGTTAGATTATATATTAAGCTATGAATGCATGCATATTTATAGGGAAAACCTGCAAAGTTTAGTATTTGTGTTTAATTAATAGGAAAATTATTTTAGTAACTAGCGTTTTCAAGTCAATGTTTATGTTCTAAGTTACATTTGACACGAATAGTTGTGAATTTTCCGACGACGTTCAGTTCTCCTGCCACAAGTCCAATTATTAATTGACTGTTAATGATTCTTGCTTATGGAAATTAAGGAAATTATAAACAGAATCTGTTCAATGTTCCGGTCACATGCATGCAGATGCGGTCCATCATGGACATACTATGAAATTTAATAATATGTGGAAACACGGTTAACCTTCAACTTGAATTTGATAGTGAATGTCATTATCTAGCTTTTACTATTGTGAAGCCTTAATTAGACCCTTATTATAATAACGGAGTAATTAATTGGAAGCCTTTGTGGGTAGAGTTATTTGTTATATATTGCTCTTATAGGAGGTAGCATATATTCCGTGGAACAAATGATCGAGGTTCGCGCAAGCCAGCTCAGATACCATCATATCataaaaataatagtaataataagatCACGTTTTAACACGTCGTTTAGGTGGTGTTTTAATTTTCTTCACGGTTTAATATATTTTCACTCATCACGATTATTTATAAAGAATCTTtgagtttaagttatatgcaCTGTTAGTGTAAGGAATTTATACATCGTTATGTTACTTTTATCTATTATACCTTTATCTATTATAGCACCGGACATGTCTTACTTTCGAGATTAACAGGTCAATATCTTTTGATTGATATGGTAGTATAAAAAGTTCTTATATGCACCGTTAGTATAAGGATTTTGAAAATGAACATAGAAAATGCGACGTTCGGTTTTGTCCATTCTTTCTTCTTTTGATTAATTCTCTTTCCCCCTACTAGAAGATACACCTTTGTTATTTGACTGACCATACCCGTAAGTAGCTAGTGGTGTTATTCTGGCATAAATAAAAAAGTGTAATTTTTCAACTCATCCAATTGGATGGATTGGGTTATGACTTTGTTAATTTCTCAATTTATCTTTGTCCAACACATTTTTGATATCAAGCGTTGAGGATTTGTGTCGTCATGACTTGTTTATTAAATCATCCAATTGTAATACAATCCAATTTTATAGGATTGTAATACGTGAATTAATAATCGCTAAATTATTTAGTACATTTGTATTTGGAAAATGTTTGATTCATCGCTTTAAAAGTGGAACATACGATATCTCTTGAAATTACAAAATTTTATCATTGTTTTTTCTCCTATATAAGAAGAGATAATAGTGGTACAGCTCATGCTTGATGCGGAGGGCATTTTCGGAAATTCACATCTATATGAAGTAGTGTTGTCTAATTGATTAGGGGATAAGTCATTAGCGACAAACAACAAATCATTAACCGTAGATTTGGCGGGGGAGCATTCCCGAAAATCAAGAGACTTAAGTGTAATTTCAAGAACTAAAGAGGTGGCGGGAAAATATTCAATCAAATTTGGGACTAAAGTCAAAAGGCGCGGTCTTTTGGCCTTTTAggtgaaaaaaaaataaattcaatCTTGTTGTGGAAGCAACTAAATCCAAATGAATGGCGAAAAGCGAAAGCGAAACCTCAGAGCCTTCTTCTTCTCGGCCATGGGAATCTTATCACACTGTCTTTACCAATGCCAAAGCTGgtaatttttaaaacttttaGTAGTTTTTTTGCTGTTGCTGAAAGTTTAGGTATTTCCAATCATTTTTAATGCAATTAACTGCTTAAATCATGTGTGGAAATGTAATTTCATCTGTTTAGAATGAAATGTTCCTAATAGAGTGGACGTATAGTGAATTGATTAATTAACATTTTTAAATTTACTTGTTTAAACCACTGTACACAGTACTCCCTTCgaccatttttacttgtccagtttggAAAGCCAAGAGATAATATAACATctcatacctattttacccttattattaattattgagttGGAAAATTCAAAGAATTGTTAGTGGCTGCACAACTGttaaagtatgtttgattgatttcaaCTATTTAGATGATTTATAATTATTAGGGTGATATTgtaaaattgtcattttatttattgctcctTAAGggttgtgtcaagtcaaacatggacaagtaaaaatgggcggagggagtattattttataTTGAGTTGGTTTTGGATCAATTTTGCTCAAAGTTGAAATTGTGGTTCTATATGAGGATGTTGTGCTTGATGATTTAAATTGTAGGAATGGAAGGAGTGGACAAGGAAAAAGTGCAGAGGATAGTGTATGAAATGAGTAAAGGATCCAAGTATTTTGAGAATGAGGAAAAGAAGGAAGCTTATACGAAGCAGAAAATCGAGAACATGCGTGTTCAGTACTCCAAACTTACTGCACAAGATATATCTCATCATCAGAAGGTATTTTTTTTTAGGACAATTAGGAAAATGGTTATGTCTCGAATGTGTCATGTTGGAACCTAATTGTCTATTTCTGTCTTTGTTCTCTGCATTGAGTGTCTTTGATTGAGTatttatgataaaaaaaaatgttgtgcCCACGTGTGATTCGTCTAAGGAATTTGTTTTAAAAGTCTAGGATCAGTTGACTGCTGCTATATGAAGATATTCGAAGTGTGCAAGTATGAAATTCCAACTGTTAGTAGAACAAAATTAAATTTAGTTTTCTGCTCAGTAGGGATCTGAGATGGGTTGGGGTGGCTTCACATGGTGCTGTTGAAGCTTCATTTAAACCATAACAAAAGTACATCTCTACCTTCAGCGTTTCTTGAGCTAGTTTTTTCCCTAACATGGAAATTACATCTATTAAATCTAGCATCTCGTTAGTGTTTAATGTCACGTCAAGAGCATAAAAATGGTTAAGTTTAAATTTCATTGTTCAGAAGTAGTTGTTATTTGACAGTAATCCTGTCCTTTCATTATTTGCTCATGACATCATCTGTTTATGCTGCATTGTTGCTTTGGCTTTTCCCTTCCCCTTTTTTCTGTTTGGATGCGGGGTGGCTTTAACTGCATGACCAAAgctttcattaattttttttatattagattagcttcttcctttctttcttttttcagaTGGCTGACAAAAGGATTTTAGAGCTAGAAGCCACACGTGATTTGTCAAGGATTTGGCTACATGTGGATATGGATGCTTTTTATGCAGCTGTTGAAACCTTGTGTAATCCGTCATTGGAAGGCAAGCCATTGGCTGTTGGCAGCATGTCCATGATTTCCACAGCAAGCTATGAGGTTTGACTTTCAGATGATGAGCTTTTAGATTAATCAGAGATGCTTGCTGCATAAATGTGGCTGGTGGATATTCACGTTTAGCTCATTTATAGTTTACAGATTCCTATTTGTGTAGAGTTTGTAGTTGTTTCGTtatttccttttccctttttctgAATAGCATGTACTTTTTTTTATAGGCCCGGAAATTTGGCGTCCGTGCTGCGATGCCTGGATTTATTGCACGTAAACTATGTCCAGAGTTATTATTTGTCCCTGTAGACTTTCAGAAATATAATCATTACAGCAACTTAACAAGAAAAGGTTGCACA
The sequence above is a segment of the Lycium barbarum isolate Lr01 chromosome 6, ASM1917538v2, whole genome shotgun sequence genome. Coding sequences within it:
- the LOC132644667 gene encoding uncharacterized protein LOC132644667; translated protein: MSDNKSSFHPALAVSNIKNHVPIMLEMENVQYSTWAELFKIHARSHKVLNHIIPPKASQRTIPSTDAEKELWSTLDATVLSWIYSTISNDLLHTIIEPDSTAMEAWDRLRDIFQDNQHSRVVALEQDFTTVSMERLCLLSTSQVPCGSIEERWRTGVGQSSGFTIEAGMSKEAATESAMVVTSNDDGPITSEKSGRFKGKQGVQHSGGRRNNGGRKNNNSGGGGRYSGSGKGGGRGQNSGGQSGSSSFPQQQQHQPYP